The proteins below are encoded in one region of Dehalococcoidia bacterium:
- the ribD gene encoding bifunctional diaminohydroxyphosphoribosylaminopyrimidine deaminase/5-amino-6-(5-phosphoribosylamino)uracil reductase RibD, with protein sequence MVPYMLLALREGRRALGRTSPNPWVGAVVVKKGRVVARGHTRPPPGPHAEVVALSKAGEAARGGELYVTLEPCAHYGRTPPCTEAIVRAGIARVHVAMLDPDPQVNGRGVAALQQAGIEVVVGEGREEAERLLEAYVKHRRTGLPFVIAKFACSLDGRIGAASGDSRWVSGSKARAWAHRLRTQVDAIAVGSQTVLVDDPQLTARPAERLARRQPLRVVVDSRGRTPPTARVLGPGAPTLVATTEASSPAWREALIEAGAEVLVLPAKDGRVDLHALLVALGRRGVLSLLVEGGGILLGSFFDERLVDKVHAIIAPMVVGAAMAPTPVAGRGAMRMADAVPLREVSIRRLGEDILVTGYPRWHGHG encoded by the coding sequence ATGGTTCCCTATATGCTACTGGCCCTAAGGGAGGGGCGCAGGGCCCTGGGGCGGACATCGCCCAATCCCTGGGTGGGGGCAGTGGTGGTGAAAAAAGGGCGGGTAGTGGCCCGGGGCCACACCCGACCCCCGCCTGGCCCCCATGCGGAGGTGGTGGCCTTGTCTAAGGCAGGGGAGGCCGCTCGCGGAGGGGAGCTGTATGTGACCTTGGAGCCCTGCGCCCATTACGGTCGCACCCCGCCGTGCACAGAGGCCATCGTGCGGGCGGGCATCGCCCGAGTGCATGTGGCCATGCTGGACCCCGACCCCCAGGTGAACGGCCGAGGTGTGGCTGCCCTGCAGCAGGCAGGCATTGAGGTGGTGGTCGGGGAGGGAAGGGAGGAGGCGGAGAGGCTGTTGGAGGCCTACGTCAAGCACCGCCGCACGGGCCTGCCCTTCGTCATCGCCAAGTTCGCGTGTAGCCTGGATGGGCGTATTGGGGCGGCCAGCGGCGATTCCCGCTGGGTGAGCGGTTCCAAGGCGCGGGCCTGGGCCCACCGTCTGCGCACGCAGGTGGACGCCATCGCCGTAGGTTCTCAGACGGTCTTGGTGGACGATCCCCAGCTGACGGCTCGCCCCGCGGAGAGGCTAGCGCGTCGCCAGCCCCTCCGGGTGGTGGTGGACAGCCGTGGCCGCACCCCCCCCACGGCCCGGGTCTTGGGGCCTGGCGCCCCCACCCTGGTAGCCACCACCGAGGCCTCCTCCCCCGCCTGGCGGGAGGCGTTGATAGAGGCTGGGGCGGAGGTCCTGGTCTTGCCGGCCAAGGATGGGAGGGTGGACCTGCACGCTCTCCTGGTCGCCTTGGGCCGCCGCGGTGTCCTGAGCCTGTTGGTGGAAGGAGGGGGCATCCTGCTGGGCAGCTTCTTCGATGAGAGGTTGGTGGACAAGGTGCACGCCATCATCGCCCCCATGGTGGTGGGGGCAGCCATGGCCCCCACGCCCGTGGCTGGACGTGGCGCCATGCGCATGGCCGATGCCGTCCCCTTACGAGAGGTGTCCATCAGGAGGCTAGGGGAGGATATCTTGGTAACGGGCTACCCACGGTGGCACGGCCATGGCTGA
- a CDS encoding MBL fold metallo-hydrolase codes for MSQEPQVSELMVRGLVVGLFAENCWIIGNRRTGEAICIDPGDQPDDILHLARDMGVRIKLIVNSHGHLDHILGVRAVQAATGAKFLLHQGDLDIARKAAASAALWLGRTVEPPPDPDDFIEDGDEVEVAGVKLKVIHTPGHTPGSCSFYSEGMLFSGDTLFRGSIGRTDLPGGDYQQEMDSIIHKLLKLPDDTIVLPGHMEETRIGIEKETNPFILMELRRRQRRP; via the coding sequence ATGTCCCAGGAGCCACAGGTGAGCGAGCTCATGGTGCGGGGGCTGGTGGTGGGCCTCTTCGCCGAGAACTGCTGGATCATCGGCAACCGCCGCACCGGCGAGGCCATCTGCATCGACCCCGGCGACCAGCCCGACGATATCCTGCACCTGGCGCGGGACATGGGGGTGCGCATCAAACTCATCGTCAACTCCCATGGGCACCTGGACCATATCCTGGGGGTGCGGGCAGTGCAGGCGGCCACCGGTGCCAAGTTCCTCCTCCACCAAGGCGACTTAGACATCGCCCGCAAAGCAGCGGCCTCTGCCGCCCTCTGGCTGGGCCGCACCGTTGAGCCCCCGCCCGATCCCGATGACTTCATAGAGGACGGCGACGAGGTGGAGGTGGCGGGCGTAAAGCTGAAGGTCATCCACACCCCTGGCCACACCCCCGGCTCCTGCTCCTTCTATAGCGAGGGCATGCTCTTCAGCGGCGACACCCTCTTCCGCGGCTCCATCGGCCGCACCGACCTCCCCGGCGGCGATTACCAGCAGGAGATGGACAGCATCATCCATAAGCTCCTCAAGCTGCCCGACGATACCATCGTCCTCCCTGGCCATATGGAGGAGACGCGCATCGGCATCGAAAAGGAGACCAACCCCTTCATCCTTATGGAGCTGCGCCGTCGCCAGCGGAGGCCCTAG
- the dcd gene encoding dCTP deaminase, which translates to MSSSQRAERVIFVVMSVLSDRSIKEELALGRIRVEPLWEDSIQPASIDLHLDRVFRIFRVTRRPYVDVREDVSDLTERVVIEPEEPFIVQPGSFVLAGTIEHITLPDDIVARVDGKSSLGRLGLLVHATAGYVDPGFSGKLTLELSNQSQMPIALYYGMKIAQISFYRLSTPVERPYGSPGLKSKYQGQDEPTPSRAFQDFQT; encoded by the coding sequence ATGTCTTCCTCACAAAGGGCTGAGCGGGTCATCTTTGTGGTGATGTCCGTCCTCTCCGACCGCTCCATAAAGGAGGAGCTGGCCCTGGGGCGGATCCGGGTGGAGCCTCTGTGGGAGGACTCCATCCAGCCGGCCAGCATCGACCTCCACTTGGATAGGGTGTTCCGTATTTTCCGGGTGACGCGGCGCCCCTACGTGGACGTGCGGGAGGACGTCTCCGACCTGACGGAGCGGGTGGTCATCGAGCCTGAGGAGCCCTTCATCGTCCAGCCGGGGAGCTTCGTGTTGGCGGGCACCATCGAACACATCACCCTGCCCGATGACATAGTAGCCAGGGTGGACGGCAAGTCCTCCCTGGGGCGGCTGGGTCTCCTGGTGCATGCCACCGCTGGCTATGTGGACCCAGGCTTCTCGGGGAAGCTGACGCTGGAGCTCTCCAACCAGTCGCAGATGCCCATAGCCCTTTATTATGGCATGAAGATCGCCCAGATCTCCTTTTATCGCCTCTCTACGCCTGTGGAGAGGCCCTATGGTTCCCCTGGCCTAAAGAGCAAGTACCAGGGGCAGGACGAGCCCACCCCCTCGCGGGCCTTCCAGGACTTCCAGACCTAG
- a CDS encoding SIMPL domain-containing protein (The SIMPL domain is named for its presence in mouse protein SIMPL (signalling molecule that associates with mouse pelle-like kinase). Bacterial member BP26, from Brucella, was shown to assemble into a channel-like structure, while YggE from E. coli has been associated with resistance to oxidative stress.) has translation MKISALLAVALLGLVVVGCQGAESRDAIPPGAQVMGGALAVAQGGSIGLQGITVTGVGKVSVRPDMAVVAMTVHVEGDAVAQVVQQGMDAQGRLLSRLRAQGVKEEDVRTIAFNLFSQRPVPLPAPMPPSPAPGTAPGSPSAPETMPAPSIYPAAAYVLEISIDVKVRDLQRLGALLQAAAQEVGDLLRVQGLHLSVANPQPHEEEARRLAMADARARAQQLAERAGVSLGRPVAITEGGVAVPFAAPAEARADVAIGTLDIVVTVTVVYEIG, from the coding sequence ATGAAGATATCGGCGCTGCTGGCCGTGGCCCTCCTGGGCCTGGTGGTGGTGGGATGCCAGGGGGCCGAGAGCAGGGACGCCATCCCGCCAGGGGCCCAGGTGATGGGTGGGGCCCTAGCTGTGGCCCAAGGGGGCAGTATCGGCCTTCAGGGCATCACGGTGACAGGGGTGGGGAAGGTATCGGTGCGTCCGGACATGGCCGTGGTGGCCATGACCGTACACGTAGAAGGGGACGCAGTGGCCCAGGTGGTGCAACAAGGGATGGATGCTCAAGGGCGCCTCCTCTCCCGGCTGCGGGCCCAAGGGGTGAAGGAGGAAGATGTGCGCACCATCGCCTTCAATCTCTTCTCGCAAAGGCCCGTCCCCCTGCCCGCGCCGATGCCTCCCTCACCTGCGCCCGGAACTGCCCCGGGCTCACCTTCCGCGCCGGAGACGATGCCAGCGCCATCCATCTACCCAGCGGCGGCCTATGTCCTGGAGATCTCCATCGATGTAAAGGTGCGGGATCTGCAGCGCCTGGGGGCGTTGCTGCAGGCCGCTGCCCAAGAGGTGGGCGACCTTCTCAGGGTCCAGGGCCTGCACCTGAGCGTGGCCAATCCTCAGCCCCATGAAGAGGAGGCGCGGCGGCTGGCGATGGCCGACGCTCGCGCTCGGGCCCAGCAGCTGGCCGAGAGGGCGGGCGTCTCCTTGGGCCGTCCTGTGGCCATCACGGAGGGGGGAGTGGCCGTGCCCTTCGCTGCCCCTGCAGAGGCCCGCGCAGACGTGGCCATAGGCACCCTGGACATAGTGGTCACGGTGACGGTGGTCTACGAGATAGGGTGA
- the lepB gene encoding signal peptidase I, whose translation MEHQETEPSPPQMLPSPPRWGPPQTPAESYASTPQAPEAQRGLWSRLLVEALETALLAALIFLAVRFSLQNFRVEGISMAPSLEDGEYLIINRLAYLKLDLRIFDWLPFFHAREGDVVYLFGAPKRGDVVVFRSPMPPHRYFIKRIIGIPGDTVQIDGVSGRVYVNGRPLEEPYVQGKTRCSFSGNGCGPWVIPPGHYFVLGDNRENSTDSRYFGLVAESHIVGKAFITYWPPRDFGLAPNHSISFAEQ comes from the coding sequence ATGGAACATCAGGAGACTGAACCTAGCCCTCCCCAGATGCTGCCTTCCCCACCGCGCTGGGGGCCTCCGCAGACGCCGGCCGAGAGCTACGCCTCGACGCCCCAAGCGCCCGAGGCGCAGAGGGGGCTTTGGAGCCGCCTCCTGGTGGAGGCCTTGGAGACGGCCCTTTTGGCCGCCCTCATCTTTTTGGCCGTGCGCTTCTCTTTGCAGAATTTCCGGGTGGAGGGCATCAGCATGGCCCCCAGCCTGGAGGACGGCGAATACCTCATCATCAACCGGCTGGCCTATCTGAAGTTGGACCTGCGCATCTTCGACTGGCTCCCCTTCTTCCATGCCCGGGAGGGCGACGTGGTCTACCTCTTCGGCGCGCCCAAGAGGGGCGACGTGGTCGTGTTCCGCTCACCTATGCCTCCTCACCGCTACTTCATAAAGCGCATCATCGGCATCCCTGGGGACACGGTGCAGATCGATGGTGTCAGTGGGCGGGTGTATGTCAACGGCCGGCCCCTGGAGGAGCCATACGTACAGGGCAAGACCCGCTGCAGCTTCAGTGGCAACGGCTGTGGCCCGTGGGTCATACCTCCCGGGCACTACTTCGTCCTGGGCGACAACCGGGAGAACAGCACCGACTCCCGCTACTTCGGTCTCGTGGCGGAAAGCCACATCGTGGGCAAGGCCTTCATCACCTACTGGCCACCACGCGACTTTGGGCTTGCTCCTAACCATTCCATCTCCTTCGCCGAACAGTGA
- a CDS encoding TIGR03668 family PPOX class F420-dependent oxidoreductase codes for MLTPAQERFAAQQRVARLATADAHGQPHLVPVCFAYLGGRFYMPVDEKPKRKKALRRLRNIAQNPQVALLLDVYDDDWHRLHWLMVEGEARVLTGGPEHGAAVAALKARYPQYEAMGLGIHAIICVMPRRVLEWRWA; via the coding sequence ATGCTCACCCCCGCGCAGGAGAGGTTCGCAGCCCAGCAGCGGGTAGCCCGCCTGGCCACCGCCGATGCCCATGGCCAGCCCCATCTGGTGCCCGTCTGCTTCGCCTATCTCGGCGGGCGTTTTTACATGCCCGTGGACGAGAAGCCCAAACGGAAAAAGGCCCTCCGGCGCCTGCGCAACATCGCCCAAAACCCTCAAGTAGCCCTCCTGCTGGACGTGTACGACGACGATTGGCACCGCTTGCACTGGCTTATGGTGGAGGGGGAGGCCAGGGTCCTCACGGGTGGGCCGGAGCATGGGGCAGCGGTGGCCGCCCTCAAGGCCCGCTATCCCCAATACGAGGCCATGGGCCTAGGGATCCATGCCATCATCTGCGTCATGCCCCGCCGCGTCCTAGAGTGGCGGTGGGCCTAG
- a CDS encoding nitroreductase family protein, with protein MEFKEVVGRRRSIRFFQPWRPVEKEKIQIILEAARLASRAVNVDFYKAIVLYRDQLSKEDLDSLKTPTTNVQLDTAPVCIVWFADLSAVPRMVQAGGPTLKELVNVGALPPTHGWSHAYVDNVIVPQVLKPIADNPAVLAVITAAEAAQAACTALYAAVDEGLGTLLTALNAEAVKRITGHPDHLMLLWGQLVGYPAESWEAGGQRPREPFEQTSFEMRYGNPFPRDPKVVEKLKEAKMIQDPAPLPWRQEEIRYLAQMFGLPL; from the coding sequence ATGGAGTTCAAAGAGGTTGTGGGGCGGCGGCGCTCCATCCGTTTCTTCCAGCCCTGGCGGCCGGTGGAGAAGGAGAAGATCCAGATCATCCTAGAGGCCGCCCGTTTGGCCTCACGGGCAGTTAACGTGGATTTCTACAAGGCCATAGTTCTCTACCGCGACCAGCTCTCCAAGGAGGACCTGGACTCCCTCAAGACCCCCACCACCAACGTCCAGCTGGACACGGCCCCCGTATGCATCGTGTGGTTCGCTGACCTTTCGGCTGTGCCGCGCATGGTGCAGGCTGGGGGCCCCACCCTGAAGGAGCTGGTGAACGTAGGCGCCCTACCTCCCACCCATGGCTGGTCCCATGCCTACGTAGACAACGTTATCGTCCCCCAGGTGCTTAAGCCCATCGCCGACAACCCCGCCGTCCTAGCCGTCATTACAGCTGCCGAGGCAGCTCAGGCCGCGTGCACTGCCCTATACGCTGCCGTGGACGAGGGGTTAGGCACCCTCCTCACCGCCCTCAACGCCGAGGCGGTCAAGCGGATCACCGGTCATCCCGATCACCTGATGCTTCTCTGGGGCCAGCTGGTGGGCTACCCGGCCGAGTCCTGGGAGGCGGGAGGCCAGCGCCCGCGGGAGCCCTTCGAGCAGACCTCCTTCGAGATGCGCTACGGCAACCCCTTCCCCCGCGACCCCAAGGTGGTGGAGAAGCTGAAGGAGGCCAAGATGATCCAGGACCCTGCCCCCCTGCCTTGGCGGCAAGAGGAGATCCGTTATCTGGCCCAGATGTTCGGCCTGCCCCTGTAG
- a CDS encoding DinB family protein produces MSIVEFLQRCLHDMHRQYDEALRDLTPEQLHWTANEKGVHIAFVAWHLVRTEDNIVNFVLRRQPTVWLEGGYDQKFGLDRIHQGTGWSLEQARALQLPSAQEFLEYARRVWQSVEEFLGTIDDAYLEQTVTIRPLGDMKVLNAIGNVCMTHGYTHLGEIQHLRGLMGLRGSPV; encoded by the coding sequence ATGAGCATAGTGGAGTTTCTGCAGCGCTGCCTCCACGATATGCACCGCCAGTATGACGAGGCGCTCAGAGACCTCACGCCTGAGCAGCTACACTGGACGGCCAACGAGAAAGGGGTCCACATCGCCTTCGTGGCCTGGCACCTGGTGCGCACCGAGGACAACATTGTCAACTTCGTCCTGCGTCGCCAGCCCACCGTCTGGCTGGAGGGAGGGTATGACCAGAAGTTCGGCCTGGACCGCATTCACCAGGGCACAGGATGGAGCCTGGAGCAGGCACGTGCCCTCCAGCTGCCCTCGGCCCAGGAGTTCCTGGAGTATGCGCGGCGGGTGTGGCAATCCGTGGAGGAGTTCTTGGGCACCATCGACGACGCCTACCTAGAGCAGACGGTGACCATTAGGCCGCTAGGGGATATGAAGGTCCTCAACGCCATTGGCAACGTATGCATGACCCACGGATATACCCATTTGGGAGAGATACAGCACCTACGGGGGCTGATGGGGCTTAGGGGTAGCCCTGTATGA
- a CDS encoding ribonuclease H-like domain-containing protein, whose amino-acid sequence MLRHTFVHLPGVGPRTERRLWLEGITTWEEALSHPLPFLAHWQREWLWQGLDESLWQLERGNALFFAQRLPPGERWRLMADFIHQAACLDIETTGLSAGYAYITVIGLYDGCRYQAFVRGTNLERFLEEIGRFRLVITYNGLRFDIPFIEVEMGPVLAGLAHVDIMYPLRRLGYRGGLKRVEEELGVARPGGLQGLQGYDAVRLWHLHQQGHQGALPTLIRYNAEDVVALWPLAALVYNAMAAQLPVPATPMAVPSRPWLDLPYDPELVEWLLALKIVNAP is encoded by the coding sequence GTGCTTCGCCACACTTTTGTGCACCTGCCTGGGGTGGGGCCCCGCACCGAGCGGCGCCTCTGGCTGGAAGGCATCACCACCTGGGAGGAGGCCCTCTCCCACCCCCTCCCCTTCCTGGCCCACTGGCAGCGGGAATGGCTATGGCAGGGGCTAGACGAGTCCCTCTGGCAGTTGGAGAGGGGCAATGCCCTCTTCTTCGCCCAGCGGCTTCCTCCTGGCGAGCGGTGGCGCCTAATGGCCGATTTCATACACCAGGCGGCTTGCCTAGACATCGAGACCACAGGTCTGAGCGCCGGCTATGCTTATATCACCGTCATCGGCCTCTACGATGGGTGCCGTTACCAGGCCTTCGTGCGGGGGACCAATCTGGAGCGGTTCCTGGAGGAGATAGGGCGGTTCCGTCTCGTCATCACCTACAACGGCCTGCGCTTCGACATCCCCTTCATCGAGGTGGAGATGGGGCCGGTGCTGGCGGGGCTGGCCCATGTGGACATTATGTATCCGCTGCGTCGCCTGGGGTACCGGGGAGGCCTGAAGCGGGTGGAGGAGGAGCTGGGCGTGGCCCGCCCAGGGGGCCTGCAGGGCCTCCAGGGTTATGATGCCGTGCGCCTGTGGCACCTCCACCAGCAGGGGCACCAGGGCGCCCTGCCCACCCTCATCCGCTACAATGCAGAGGACGTAGTGGCCCTCTGGCCCCTTGCCGCCCTGGTCTATAACGCCATGGCCGCCCAACTGCCCGTCCCCGCCACCCCCATGGCTGTACCTTCACGCCCCTGGTTGGATCTCCCATACGATCCAGAGCTGGTGGAATGGCTCCTCGCCTTAAAGATCGTTAATGCGCCATGA
- a CDS encoding trypsin-like peptidase domain-containing protein, whose protein sequence is MPQLIQRLRPSVVHILTEFATLGTLGELVPAEGVGTGFIIDPRGYIVTNNHVVVRPGTCDQPATRITVTLHDGRKLAAQVVGADPATDLAVLKVEAPDLVPAPLGSSAALQVGEDVIAIGNALDLPGGPTVTKGVVSARGRFIEERECGVTIPDAIQTDAAINPGNSGGPLLNMRGEVVGITTAVIRSSLAEGLGFAIPIDLARPIIDELIAKGRVQRAYMGVLTVDITPSLARNQGLPVEKGVGIRDVVPGGPAARAGLRAGDIIVRVGDHPVGNRGELLEALRRLRPGQEVEVEFYRDSRRLTVTVQLAARPS, encoded by the coding sequence GTGCCCCAGCTCATCCAGAGGTTGCGTCCCAGTGTGGTCCACATCCTGACCGAGTTCGCCACCCTAGGCACCTTGGGGGAGCTGGTGCCCGCGGAGGGTGTGGGCACGGGCTTCATCATCGACCCGCGGGGCTATATCGTCACCAACAACCACGTGGTGGTGCGACCGGGCACCTGCGATCAGCCAGCAACCCGCATCACCGTGACCCTGCACGATGGGCGGAAGCTGGCCGCCCAGGTGGTGGGAGCTGATCCAGCCACCGATCTGGCGGTCCTGAAGGTGGAGGCGCCCGACTTGGTGCCTGCCCCCCTGGGGAGCTCGGCTGCCCTGCAGGTAGGAGAGGATGTCATAGCCATTGGCAACGCCCTGGACCTGCCCGGCGGCCCCACCGTCACCAAGGGGGTGGTGAGCGCCCGCGGCCGGTTCATCGAGGAGAGGGAATGTGGGGTCACTATCCCCGACGCCATCCAGACGGATGCGGCCATTAACCCTGGCAACTCCGGCGGCCCTCTGTTGAACATGCGAGGCGAGGTGGTGGGCATCACCACCGCCGTCATCAGGAGCTCCCTGGCTGAGGGCCTTGGCTTCGCCATCCCCATCGACCTGGCCCGGCCCATCATCGATGAGCTCATAGCCAAGGGGCGGGTGCAACGGGCCTATATGGGCGTCTTGACGGTGGACATCACCCCCAGCCTGGCCCGCAACCAGGGGCTGCCTGTGGAGAAGGGGGTGGGCATTCGGGACGTGGTGCCTGGAGGCCCGGCCGCCCGCGCTGGACTCAGGGCTGGCGACATCATCGTGCGCGTGGGCGACCACCCGGTGGGCAACCGGGGCGAGCTCCTAGAGGCCCTGCGCCGCCTCCGGCCCGGCCAGGAGGTGGAGGTGGAGTTCTACCGCGACTCCCGTCGCCTCACGGTGACGGTCCAGCTGGCCGCCCGGCCCTCCTGA
- a CDS encoding cobalamin-binding protein, translating to MVRVADALGRVVEVPTPPQRIVSLVPSLTETLFFWGLGQRVVGVTHFCVEPRDGVRHKARVGGTKNIDLPKLFALNPDLVIASAEENDRQQVEAIMAAGVPVFVTLPRSVEEAVEMLWTLGEVAGAREAARALVEECRGALKEVRARRRGRSVPLFCPIWREPWMTVGPGTYMHDLLEECGGQNIFGHRQGRYFAVSLEEVAARDPALVLLPSEPYRFRRRHIEELAQAGVRAAVEGRAYLVDGRLLCWYGPRLPQALHEMSRLILGP from the coding sequence ATGGTTAGGGTCGCGGATGCCCTGGGGCGTGTGGTAGAGGTGCCGACACCGCCGCAGCGCATCGTTTCCCTCGTACCCAGCCTCACCGAGACCCTCTTCTTTTGGGGCCTGGGCCAGCGGGTGGTGGGCGTCACCCACTTCTGTGTAGAGCCCCGCGACGGTGTCCGTCATAAGGCCCGGGTGGGGGGCACCAAGAATATCGATCTGCCCAAGCTCTTCGCCTTAAACCCCGACCTAGTCATCGCCAGCGCCGAAGAGAACGACCGCCAGCAGGTGGAGGCCATCATGGCGGCGGGGGTGCCCGTCTTCGTCACCCTGCCCCGTAGCGTGGAGGAGGCTGTGGAGATGCTTTGGACGTTGGGGGAGGTGGCGGGGGCGAGGGAGGCGGCCCGAGCGCTGGTGGAGGAGTGCCGGGGCGCCCTGAAGGAGGTGCGGGCCCGCCGCCGTGGAAGGTCCGTCCCCCTCTTCTGCCCCATCTGGCGCGAGCCCTGGATGACGGTGGGCCCGGGCACGTATATGCATGACTTGCTAGAGGAGTGCGGGGGCCAGAACATCTTCGGCCACCGCCAGGGCCGTTATTTCGCCGTATCCCTAGAAGAGGTGGCCGCCCGCGACCCCGCCCTCGTCCTCCTGCCCAGCGAGCCCTACCGCTTCCGCCGCCGGCATATTGAGGAGCTGGCCCAGGCAGGGGTGAGGGCGGCGGTGGAGGGGCGTGCCTATTTGGTAGATGGACGTCTCCTTTGTTGGTATGGGCCTCGGCTACCCCAAGCCCTGCATGAGATGAGCCGCCTCATCCTGGGGCCATGA
- a CDS encoding alpha/beta fold hydrolase, translating into MNGRRWLLAALCPLPLWVFARLLSWANERRELHERPYRTVMVEGASVHYRDEGRGPTVVLIHGMGGSLDNFRPTFQLLVEAGFRVLAVDLLGFGYSDRALWADLSPQGHARTIVALLDEVGVGRASFIGHSLGGAIALHLAYRYPERVERLVLVSSAVPGRLIPGLLRPIWWDPVLEVIVSFCLHFWPAREMLWRGGVYDAATLTPELREAMRRPSLIRGTTRAVVATGKALLREAPLVLREIRHPVLILWGAEDRWLDLRSAYYLLSSLPNARLRVIPRARHMVLEERPEEAHAEILAFLTQEPTPTLRRSDLLS; encoded by the coding sequence ATGAACGGCCGTCGCTGGCTCCTCGCCGCCTTGTGCCCCCTCCCCCTGTGGGTTTTCGCCCGCCTCCTGAGCTGGGCCAACGAGAGGCGAGAGCTCCATGAGCGCCCCTACCGAACGGTGATGGTGGAGGGGGCCAGCGTACACTATCGGGACGAGGGGCGGGGGCCGACGGTGGTGCTCATCCACGGCATGGGAGGCTCACTAGACAACTTCCGCCCCACCTTCCAGCTGTTGGTGGAGGCGGGGTTCCGCGTCCTGGCGGTGGACCTGTTGGGATTTGGCTACTCCGACCGCGCCCTCTGGGCCGACCTCTCGCCCCAGGGTCACGCCCGCACCATCGTGGCCCTTTTGGACGAGGTGGGGGTGGGAAGGGCTTCGTTCATTGGCCACTCCCTGGGAGGGGCCATTGCCCTCCATCTGGCCTATAGGTATCCCGAGAGGGTAGAGAGGCTGGTGCTGGTCTCCAGCGCTGTCCCTGGCCGCCTCATCCCTGGGCTATTGCGGCCCATATGGTGGGACCCTGTGCTGGAGGTCATCGTTTCGTTCTGCCTCCACTTCTGGCCTGCGCGGGAGATGCTCTGGCGGGGAGGAGTATACGATGCTGCCACCCTCACCCCCGAGCTGCGGGAGGCGATGCGCCGCCCTTCCCTCATCCGGGGGACCACCAGGGCGGTGGTGGCCACCGGCAAGGCCCTCCTGAGGGAGGCCCCCTTGGTGCTGCGGGAGATCCGCCATCCCGTCCTCATCCTCTGGGGGGCGGAAGACCGCTGGCTGGACCTGCGCAGCGCCTATTACCTCCTCAGCTCCCTTCCCAACGCCCGCTTGCGTGTCATCCCCCGGGCCCGCCACATGGTGCTGGAGGAGAGGCCGGAGGAGGCCCACGCCGAGATCCTGGCCTTTCTGACACAGGAGCCCACCCCTACTCTGCGCCGTAGCGATCTGTTATCCTGA
- a CDS encoding zinc metalloprotease HtpX gives MLNHLKTVALLALLGAIFMGIGVLLGGFHGLIVGLIMALLMNGMAYWFSDRIALMAMGAREVSPSEAPELHRLVEEVAAQAGLPKPRVAIVQAEQPNAFATGRDPKHAVVAVTTGILRLLDERELRAVLGHELAHVKNRDVLIGTIAAVIAAAISFVAWMLQWTLLWGGYGWGGSRRDNATGWLYLLAMLATVILAPIAATIVRLAISRTREYEADASGARITGAPISLANALQKLEAYAQARPMNVNPALSHLYIVNPLRGRAREDWLVSLFQTHPPISKRVERLYELARRMGVYA, from the coding sequence GTGTTGAACCATCTGAAGACGGTGGCCCTCCTGGCCTTGCTGGGCGCCATATTTATGGGCATCGGCGTCCTTCTGGGAGGTTTCCATGGCCTTATCGTTGGTCTCATCATGGCCCTACTCATGAACGGGATGGCGTACTGGTTCTCGGACCGTATCGCCCTCATGGCCATGGGGGCGAGGGAGGTATCCCCTAGCGAGGCGCCAGAGTTGCACCGTCTGGTGGAGGAGGTAGCGGCCCAGGCTGGGCTACCCAAGCCGCGGGTGGCCATCGTCCAGGCTGAGCAGCCTAACGCCTTCGCCACCGGCCGCGACCCCAAGCACGCGGTGGTGGCCGTCACCACAGGCATCTTGAGGCTGCTAGACGAGCGAGAGCTGCGGGCCGTTCTGGGGCACGAGCTGGCCCATGTGAAGAACCGGGACGTCCTCATAGGGACCATCGCTGCGGTCATCGCGGCTGCCATTAGCTTCGTGGCCTGGATGTTGCAATGGACCCTCCTATGGGGCGGCTACGGTTGGGGTGGCTCCCGACGGGACAACGCCACAGGTTGGCTCTATCTGCTGGCCATGCTGGCCACCGTCATCCTGGCCCCCATCGCCGCCACCATCGTCCGATTGGCCATATCCCGCACCAGAGAGTATGAGGCGGACGCTTCAGGGGCGCGCATAACGGGGGCCCCCATATCCCTGGCCAACGCCCTGCAGAAGCTGGAGGCCTATGCCCAGGCCCGCCCCATGAACGTGAACCCCGCCCTTTCCCACCTTTACATCGTCAACCCCCTGCGCGGCCGGGCGCGGGAGGACTGGCTGGTGAGCCTTTTCCAGACCCATCCGCCCATCAGCAAGCGGGTGGAGCGCCTATACGAGCTGGCGCGCCGCATGGGGGTATACGCCTAA